The following are encoded together in the Corynebacterium jeikeium genome:
- the dapD gene encoding 2,3,4,5-tetrahydropyridine-2,6-dicarboxylate N-succinyltransferase: MTSAYGNGFATLTDSGDVLDTWFFEFDLGSADTGTAEAGTQVLDLTDASASAPDSFRPFAKLAGADDVRGTRRVAVTTKIADLDTPPADAYDAYLRLHLISGRKIKPHGCNLDGLFGLLSNVVWTNHGPCAVPGFESVRARLQAERGPVTVYSVDKFPRMVDYVVPTGVRIGDADRVRLGAHLAEGTTVMHEGFINFNAGTLGSSMVEGRISGGVVVGDGSDIGGGASVMGTLSGGGKEVISIGERCLLGANSGVGISLGDDVTVEAGLYITFGTKVTLTDEVAKQLGKQEGESVKASELSGASGILFRRNSISGAVEAVANASAVELNEALHAN, from the coding sequence ATGACTTCTGCTTATGGAAATGGATTTGCCACCCTGACCGATTCTGGCGATGTGCTGGACACCTGGTTCTTCGAGTTCGACCTGGGTTCAGCTGATACTGGCACCGCCGAAGCGGGTACACAGGTGCTCGATCTTACTGACGCCAGCGCCTCCGCTCCTGATTCCTTCCGCCCCTTTGCCAAGCTGGCAGGCGCGGACGATGTCCGCGGCACCCGCCGCGTGGCGGTGACCACTAAGATTGCCGATCTGGACACCCCTCCCGCCGATGCGTATGACGCCTACCTGCGTCTGCACCTGATCTCCGGCCGGAAGATCAAGCCCCACGGCTGCAACCTAGATGGCCTATTCGGCCTTCTCAGCAACGTTGTGTGGACCAACCACGGACCGTGTGCCGTCCCCGGTTTCGAGTCTGTCCGCGCCCGCCTGCAGGCCGAGCGCGGCCCGGTGACGGTCTACAGCGTGGATAAATTCCCGCGCATGGTGGATTACGTGGTTCCCACTGGCGTGCGTATCGGCGATGCGGACCGCGTGCGCCTGGGCGCCCACCTGGCTGAGGGCACAACTGTTATGCACGAGGGCTTCATCAACTTCAACGCGGGCACGCTGGGCTCCTCCATGGTCGAGGGTCGCATCTCTGGTGGCGTGGTCGTGGGCGACGGCTCCGACATCGGTGGCGGCGCTTCCGTCATGGGCACTCTGTCCGGCGGTGGCAAGGAGGTCATCTCCATCGGCGAGCGTTGCCTATTGGGCGCGAACTCCGGCGTGGGCATTTCCCTGGGCGACGACGTCACGGTGGAGGCCGGCCTGTATATCACTTTCGGCACCAAGGTGACCCTGACCGACGAGGTGGCCAAGCAGTTGGGCAAGCAGGAAGGCGAATCCGTCAAGGCCTCCGAACTCTCGGGCGCCAGCGGCATTCTGTTCCGTCGCAACTCCATCTCCGGCGCGGTCGAGGCCGTCGCAAACGCCTCCGCCGTCGAACTCAACGAGGCCCTGCACGCCAACTAG
- a CDS encoding pseudouridine synthase has product MQRWRPPPRHGVSAVKAMLSGRVPDDGRTYLAAAAGDSPYESGTLLAPGLVLAGRTPTWVYPDFPEEPEELLAADIPVLYSGSDAVVVDKPHGLPSTPNGRLLRATAQSLMRVRLQEPELVAAHRLDRDTRGLLVLARNPVTRGFLQTQFQRREVSKTYQALAADIPEIGSQWQDVQLPMLKIKDDPQVKVVDGERSRLTVTRIRKLASSAGAEARPVEATRAGTPTAVYELQPLTGYTHQLRVLMNHLGAPIYGDDTYPEYRPGAGALRLRAVAIELALVASLKNRQRIEIERCLEDPWAQWGNWPSWRAGPR; this is encoded by the coding sequence TTGCAACGCTGGCGCCCGCCGCCGCGCCACGGCGTATCCGCCGTTAAAGCCATGCTGAGCGGCCGCGTTCCCGACGATGGCCGCACCTATCTGGCCGCTGCTGCGGGCGACTCACCCTACGAATCCGGCACGTTGCTGGCTCCGGGGCTAGTTCTTGCGGGTCGGACGCCCACATGGGTCTATCCCGACTTCCCAGAAGAACCCGAAGAGCTGTTGGCGGCGGACATTCCTGTGTTGTACTCCGGCTCGGATGCCGTGGTGGTGGATAAGCCACATGGCTTGCCGTCTACGCCCAACGGTAGGCTGCTGCGCGCTACCGCGCAGTCTCTGATGCGAGTACGTTTGCAGGAGCCCGAATTGGTGGCAGCCCATCGGCTGGACCGGGACACTCGCGGCCTGCTGGTGCTCGCGCGTAACCCGGTTACCCGTGGGTTCCTGCAGACCCAATTCCAGCGCCGCGAAGTCTCTAAGACTTATCAAGCACTGGCCGCGGACATCCCGGAGATCGGGTCACAGTGGCAGGATGTGCAGCTGCCGATGCTGAAGATCAAGGACGATCCGCAGGTGAAGGTGGTGGACGGGGAACGGTCACGGCTGACCGTCACGCGCATTCGGAAGCTGGCCAGCAGTGCCGGTGCGGAGGCCAGACCTGTGGAAGCTACACGCGCGGGCACTCCCACCGCCGTGTACGAACTACAACCTCTAACGGGGTACACGCACCAGCTGCGGGTACTGATGAATCACCTGGGCGCTCCCATCTACGGCGATGACACGTACCCGGAATACCGTCCCGGTGCGGGCGCGTTGCGCTTGCGTGCCGTCGCTATTGAGTTGGCACTGGTGGCGTCATTAAAAAACAGGCAGCGCATCGAAATTGAGCGCTGCCTGGAAGACCCGTGGGCCCAGTGGGGGAACTGGCCTAGTTGGCGTGCAGGGCCTCGTTGA
- the dapC gene encoding succinyldiaminopimelate transaminase, protein MTFKRTKVADRLPDFPWDSLAEAKAKATSHPDGIVDLSVGTPVDPVSPAIQLALTESAAEPGYPQTKGTPELREAIVGAMERRFQVRGLDADTQVLPVIGTKEAIAWMPTLLGIGAGHTVVIPELAYPTYEVSARLAGADVLRSDSLLKLGPQTPALIYLNSPANPHGQVLGVDHLRKFVEFARERGTIIVSDECYLGLGWVEERPVSILDPEVCGGDFTNLIAVHSLSKTSNLASYRAGWLAGDDELIQELLGIRRHAGLMNPGPIQSAMVAALVEDGHEILQKQLYRHRRDLLKAALLQAGFDIDYSDGGLYLWATQGRDGRETVAELADKGILVAPGDFYGPKGKNFVRVGLTATDERIEAAARRLTGEDPAAAR, encoded by the coding sequence ATGACCTTCAAGCGCACCAAAGTAGCCGACCGACTGCCCGACTTCCCGTGGGATTCGCTTGCCGAGGCTAAGGCCAAGGCAACGAGTCACCCAGATGGGATTGTGGATTTGTCGGTCGGCACTCCTGTAGATCCGGTCTCCCCGGCCATTCAGCTGGCGCTGACGGAGTCCGCCGCGGAGCCAGGCTACCCGCAGACGAAGGGCACCCCGGAGCTGCGTGAGGCCATCGTGGGGGCGATGGAGCGCCGCTTCCAGGTGCGGGGGCTGGATGCCGATACCCAGGTGCTACCGGTGATCGGCACCAAGGAGGCCATCGCGTGGATGCCCACCCTGCTGGGGATCGGGGCGGGGCACACGGTGGTGATCCCGGAGCTGGCTTATCCGACCTACGAGGTCTCCGCCCGCCTGGCCGGAGCCGACGTGCTGCGCAGCGATTCGCTGCTGAAGCTGGGGCCGCAGACCCCGGCGCTGATCTACCTGAACTCCCCGGCGAACCCGCACGGCCAGGTGCTGGGCGTGGATCATCTGCGCAAATTCGTGGAGTTCGCCCGGGAACGCGGCACCATCATCGTCTCCGACGAGTGCTACCTGGGCCTGGGGTGGGTCGAGGAGCGCCCTGTGTCGATCTTGGATCCGGAGGTGTGTGGGGGAGACTTCACCAACCTAATTGCGGTGCACTCGCTGTCGAAAACCTCCAACCTGGCCTCTTATCGCGCGGGCTGGCTGGCCGGCGACGACGAGCTGATCCAGGAGCTGCTAGGCATCCGCCGCCATGCGGGTCTGATGAACCCCGGGCCGATCCAGTCCGCCATGGTGGCCGCGTTGGTGGAGGATGGCCACGAGATTCTGCAGAAGCAGTTGTACCGCCACCGCCGCGACCTGCTGAAGGCTGCCCTGCTGCAGGCTGGCTTCGACATCGATTACTCCGACGGTGGCCTATACCTGTGGGCCACGCAGGGCCGCGACGGTCGCGAAACTGTCGCCGAGCTGGCCGATAAGGGCATCCTCGTTGCTCCGGGTGACTTCTACGGCCCGAAGGGCAAGAACTTTGTCCGCGTAGGCCTCACCGCCACCGACGAGCGAATTGAGGCTGCCGCCCGCCGCTTGACCGGCGAAGATCCCGCAGCCGCCCGGTAG
- the fdxA gene encoding ferredoxin: MTYTIAQPCVDVLDRACVEECPVDCIYEGKRMLYIHPDECVDCGACEPVCPVEAIFYEDDVPDEWEEYNDANAAFFDDLGSPGGAAKLGPQDFDAELIANLPPQN, translated from the coding sequence ATGACCTACACGATTGCGCAGCCCTGTGTAGACGTATTGGACCGCGCTTGCGTAGAAGAGTGCCCCGTTGACTGCATCTACGAGGGTAAGCGCATGCTGTACATCCACCCGGATGAGTGCGTGGACTGTGGCGCCTGCGAGCCGGTCTGCCCGGTTGAGGCCATCTTCTACGAGGATGACGTGCCGGACGAGTGGGAAGAGTACAACGACGCGAACGCCGCGTTCTTCGACGATCTGGGTTCCCCGGGCGGCGCCGCCAAGCTGGGGCCGCAGGACTTCGACGCGGAGCTGATCGCTAACCTGCCGCCGCAGAATTAA
- the mshB gene encoding N-acetyl-1-D-myo-inositol-2-amino-2-deoxy-alpha-D-glucopyranoside deacetylase: MTSTRAETQKITVMAVHAHPDDETLWTGLALAKARRLGHDVAVVTCTLGEEGEVIGEKYQALVDAQQYEHGTGMLGGYRIAELQRALNALGVQHGPNLLGGCGAWRDSGMEGSESIRHPRAFARETEAGQGLLDTQVEQLIQQIQRIRPEVILTYAADGGYGHPDHKQAHRIVHEAVRRLSSVAAAADRAGADVFVPSQVLWCVTEEAKFAEGMQGLEEDPAAVPEGWTLPAAGEIATVPSAEVDLVIHGTAEDVAAKQAAMRAHATQIWVADGTASDVNDQVRDSNPPAPTATTLFCLSNLITQPLLDSESYRLGWTAPGVPEDFFARALGEKLA, translated from the coding sequence GTGACCAGCACCCGCGCCGAAACACAGAAAATCACCGTGATGGCGGTGCATGCGCACCCGGACGACGAAACCTTGTGGACGGGGCTGGCGCTGGCAAAGGCGCGGCGGCTGGGGCACGACGTTGCCGTGGTCACCTGCACCCTCGGCGAGGAAGGCGAGGTAATCGGGGAGAAGTACCAAGCTCTTGTGGACGCCCAGCAGTACGAGCACGGCACGGGAATGCTCGGTGGTTACCGCATTGCGGAACTGCAGCGGGCGCTCAATGCGCTGGGGGTTCAGCACGGGCCGAACCTTCTGGGCGGCTGCGGTGCCTGGCGGGATTCGGGCATGGAGGGCAGTGAGTCCATCCGCCATCCGCGGGCTTTTGCGCGCGAGACAGAGGCAGGGCAGGGCCTGCTGGATACGCAGGTAGAGCAGCTGATCCAGCAGATTCAGCGCATTCGGCCGGAGGTGATCCTGACGTATGCCGCTGACGGTGGCTACGGGCACCCGGACCACAAGCAGGCGCACCGCATCGTGCACGAGGCCGTGCGGCGGCTGAGTAGTGTGGCTGCGGCTGCTGACAGAGCGGGCGCAGATGTATTCGTCCCCAGCCAGGTGCTGTGGTGCGTGACGGAGGAAGCGAAGTTCGCCGAGGGGATGCAGGGCCTCGAGGAGGACCCGGCGGCCGTGCCCGAAGGCTGGACCTTGCCTGCCGCAGGGGAGATCGCTACCGTGCCCTCTGCGGAGGTCGATCTGGTGATTCACGGAACCGCAGAGGACGTGGCAGCCAAGCAGGCCGCCATGCGTGCCCACGCCACCCAGATTTGGGTGGCCGATGGCACGGCCTCGGACGTCAATGACCAGGTGCGGGACTCTAACCCGCCGGCCCCCACAGCAACCACCCTGTTCTGCCTGTCGAACCTTATTACGCAGCCGCTGCTGGACAGCGAAAGCTATCGCCTGGGCTGGACGGCCCCCGGCGTGCCCGAGGATTTCTTCGCCCGCGCGCTGGGGGAAAAGCTGGCCTGA
- a CDS encoding ABC transporter family substrate-binding protein, giving the protein MPTAATALTSATLALTLAACQANPGEAPTVEDPSASTQTQQPQPVDESLREITVGVDRFTGNLNPHLVGNRNPVVAAVADLTLPSVYTDGSMGENLNDDLISEVKPNDRENPTEVVYTLQPEAQWSDGTPITISDFQYLHKAIVDEPLAEAKGLYRHITSIEPEKKEKSFKVTFDKPLNNWKRLFAHLLPSHIYRAEGRSFDTMMDGGSVASAGQFSVKSVDEGRGLLELQRNDRYWGSKAAKTDIIRFTAVPNESTGAQMMRTEQIQMYMTHRSATTDLALNQLPYTQMRNTARGVQLNLQLNQASPIFSDQETRRRVLGAINAERIARIVSQDPEVEAPRWNVIPKTAAEMPRDLQSDQCPDGIVIGAVTDDQVAVDAARSVVDQLLHAGIPATVRTGKAGEILGSAVEQGEVDGVVTWQRSPQATFDYVEQYGCTTAPEEEDSAEPSGDADSKDPAEGSDSGDEGASHPKTPKGGNLSGTCDRDLEERLNKLSEGRADLNDEREKLDERIAEISTVLPILSDRFTVVTSDRLNGPTPGLEDWPLDNSSSVLISAPRWTLSPIEENKRNAAENALQED; this is encoded by the coding sequence ATGCCCACCGCTGCGACCGCCCTGACATCGGCGACACTCGCCTTAACGCTGGCCGCCTGCCAGGCGAATCCGGGCGAGGCTCCGACGGTGGAGGACCCTTCCGCCTCCACCCAAACCCAGCAGCCACAGCCGGTTGACGAGAGCCTGCGGGAGATCACGGTGGGCGTGGATCGCTTCACCGGCAACCTCAATCCGCACCTGGTGGGCAATCGCAACCCAGTCGTGGCGGCAGTAGCCGATCTGACCCTGCCGAGTGTCTACACAGATGGCTCGATGGGGGAGAACCTCAACGATGATCTGATCAGCGAGGTCAAGCCAAACGACCGGGAGAATCCGACGGAAGTGGTCTATACCCTGCAGCCGGAGGCGCAGTGGTCCGATGGCACGCCCATCACTATCTCCGACTTCCAATACCTGCATAAAGCGATTGTGGACGAGCCCCTCGCAGAGGCGAAGGGGCTGTACCGCCACATCACCTCCATCGAGCCGGAGAAGAAGGAAAAGAGCTTCAAAGTTACCTTCGATAAGCCGCTGAACAACTGGAAGCGACTGTTCGCACACCTTTTGCCCAGCCATATTTATCGGGCGGAGGGGCGTAGCTTCGACACGATGATGGACGGGGGATCCGTCGCGTCTGCGGGGCAGTTCTCCGTGAAGTCTGTGGACGAGGGGCGCGGCCTGCTGGAACTGCAGCGCAACGACCGTTACTGGGGTTCGAAGGCGGCCAAGACCGACATCATCCGCTTCACCGCCGTGCCTAACGAATCCACAGGTGCGCAGATGATGCGCACCGAGCAGATCCAGATGTACATGACGCACCGTTCGGCCACCACCGACCTGGCTCTTAACCAGCTGCCCTACACGCAGATGCGCAACACCGCTCGGGGAGTGCAGTTGAACCTGCAGCTCAACCAGGCCAGCCCAATCTTCTCTGACCAGGAAACCCGCCGCCGGGTTCTGGGAGCGATCAACGCGGAGCGAATAGCGCGGATCGTCTCCCAGGATCCCGAGGTGGAGGCCCCGCGCTGGAATGTCATCCCGAAGACCGCCGCGGAGATGCCTCGTGACCTGCAGTCCGACCAATGCCCAGACGGCATCGTCATCGGCGCGGTCACTGATGATCAGGTGGCGGTGGATGCTGCCCGCTCCGTCGTGGACCAGCTGCTGCACGCCGGAATTCCCGCCACCGTTCGCACTGGCAAGGCGGGGGAGATTCTCGGTTCGGCTGTGGAGCAGGGAGAAGTCGACGGCGTGGTGACGTGGCAACGCAGCCCGCAGGCCACCTTCGACTATGTGGAACAGTACGGTTGCACTACCGCTCCCGAAGAGGAAGACTCCGCGGAGCCGTCTGGCGACGCAGACTCGAAGGACCCGGCTGAGGGTAGCGACAGCGGGGACGAAGGGGCGTCACACCCCAAAACCCCAAAGGGCGGCAACCTCAGCGGTACCTGCGACCGCGACCTGGAAGAACGCCTCAACAAGCTCAGCGAAGGCCGCGCCGACCTCAACGACGAGCGAGAGAAGCTGGACGAGCGGATCGCGGAGATCTCCACGGTGTTGCCGATACTGTCCGATCGTTTCACCGTGGTGACATCGGACAGGCTCAACGGGCCGACCCCGGGGCTGGAAGACTGGCCGCTGGATAACAGCAGCTCGGTGCTGATCTCGGCGCCACGGTGGACCCTGAGCCCCATCGAGGAAAACAAACGCAACGCCGCAGAAAACGCCCTCCAGGAGGATTAA
- the typA gene encoding translational GTPase TypA, with protein sequence MSLTEFRNVAIVAHVDHGKTTLVDAMLHQSGAFSSHGEVEERVMDSGDLEREKGITILAKNTAIHRKGLGKEGSDLIINVIDTPGHADFGGEVERALSMVDGVVLLVDASEGPLPQTRFVLGKALAAKMPVIICVNKTDRPDARIDEVVEESQDLLLELASTLEDDEAAEAAEQLLDLPVLYTSGREGKASTENPGNGNVPDSEDLQPLFDVLYDVLPEPSADVDGPLQAHVTNLDSSSFLGRIGLVRIHAGRLRKGQQVAWIHYDEDGKEHVKTAKVAELLRTEGVTRVPAEEMIAGDIAAISGIEDIMIGDTLADPENPVALPRITVDEPAISMTIGVNTSPMAGRGGGDKLTARMVKARLDQELIGNVSLRVLPTERPDAWEVQGRGEMALSVLVETMRREGFELTVGKPQVVTRTIDGTVHEPYENLIIDVPEEHLGAVTQLLAARKGRMESMDNTGTGWIRMKFIVPARGLIGFRTVFMTETRGTGIANSYSAGYEPWAGEIKGRASGSLVADRSGQITAYALIQLADRGTFFVEPGAEAYEGMVVGANNRDEDMDINITKEKKLTNMRSATADATVTLAKARTLTLEEAMEFCGFDECVEVTPEVIRVRKVTLNATDRARARSREKQRNKNS encoded by the coding sequence GTGTCTTTGACTGAATTCCGCAATGTCGCCATCGTCGCGCACGTCGATCACGGCAAGACCACTCTCGTCGACGCCATGCTGCACCAGTCCGGCGCCTTCTCTTCGCACGGCGAAGTTGAAGAGCGCGTGATGGACTCCGGCGACCTGGAACGGGAAAAGGGCATCACGATCCTGGCGAAGAACACCGCCATCCACCGCAAGGGTCTGGGTAAAGAGGGTAGCGACCTGATCATTAACGTGATCGATACGCCCGGCCACGCCGACTTCGGCGGTGAGGTCGAGCGCGCCCTGTCCATGGTGGACGGTGTGGTTCTTCTTGTTGACGCCTCTGAGGGTCCACTGCCGCAGACCCGTTTCGTGCTGGGCAAGGCCCTGGCCGCCAAGATGCCGGTGATCATCTGCGTGAACAAGACCGACCGCCCGGACGCACGCATTGACGAGGTCGTCGAAGAGTCCCAGGATCTGCTGCTGGAGCTGGCCTCCACCCTGGAGGACGACGAGGCTGCAGAGGCCGCCGAGCAGCTGCTGGATCTTCCTGTGCTGTACACCTCCGGCCGCGAGGGCAAGGCCTCCACCGAGAACCCGGGTAACGGTAACGTTCCGGACTCCGAGGACTTGCAGCCGCTGTTCGACGTGCTCTACGACGTTCTGCCGGAGCCTTCCGCAGATGTGGATGGCCCGCTGCAGGCGCACGTCACCAACCTGGACTCCTCCTCCTTCCTGGGCCGCATTGGCCTGGTGCGCATCCACGCTGGCCGGCTGCGTAAGGGCCAGCAGGTCGCCTGGATCCACTACGACGAGGACGGCAAGGAGCACGTCAAGACCGCCAAGGTGGCCGAGCTACTGCGCACCGAGGGTGTGACCCGCGTGCCGGCCGAGGAGATGATTGCAGGCGACATCGCCGCTATCTCCGGCATCGAGGACATCATGATTGGCGATACTCTGGCCGATCCTGAAAACCCGGTCGCCCTCCCGCGCATCACCGTCGACGAGCCCGCAATCTCCATGACCATCGGCGTGAACACATCTCCGATGGCAGGCCGCGGCGGCGGCGACAAGCTGACTGCCCGTATGGTCAAGGCCCGCCTGGACCAGGAGCTGATCGGTAACGTCTCCCTGCGCGTGCTGCCCACCGAACGCCCGGATGCCTGGGAGGTGCAGGGCCGTGGCGAGATGGCTCTGTCCGTGCTGGTGGAGACCATGCGCCGTGAAGGCTTCGAGCTGACCGTCGGTAAGCCACAGGTGGTTACCCGCACCATCGACGGCACGGTTCACGAGCCCTACGAAAACCTGATCATCGACGTCCCGGAGGAGCACCTCGGCGCCGTCACCCAGCTGCTGGCCGCCCGCAAGGGTCGCATGGAGTCCATGGACAACACCGGCACCGGCTGGATCCGCATGAAGTTCATCGTCCCGGCCCGCGGCCTGATCGGCTTCCGCACCGTCTTTATGACTGAAACTCGCGGCACCGGCATCGCCAACAGCTACTCCGCTGGCTACGAGCCGTGGGCGGGCGAGATCAAGGGTCGCGCCTCCGGCTCCCTGGTTGCCGACCGCTCCGGCCAGATCACCGCCTACGCGCTGATCCAGCTGGCGGACCGCGGAACCTTCTTCGTCGAGCCGGGCGCAGAGGCCTACGAAGGCATGGTCGTCGGCGCGAACAACCGCGACGAGGACATGGACATCAACATCACCAAGGAAAAGAAGCTGACCAACATGCGTTCCGCAACCGCGGACGCGACGGTGACCTTGGCCAAGGCTCGCACCCTCACCTTGGAAGAGGCCATGGAGTTCTGTGGCTTCGACGAGTGCGTTGAGGTGACCCCAGAGGTCATCCGAGTGCGCAAGGTAACCCTGAACGCCACCGATCGCGCCCGCGCCCGTTCCCGCGAGAAGCAGCGCAATAAAAACTCCTAA
- a CDS encoding DUF402 domain-containing protein: MADLHKVKQETFDLSRAINIDPKGFERAVDAYELSPNQPAAVQPGTANPNPVLYMRRPTPGHPRFHYLESWLVPHLDIRLNKFHFFEGIEPTQDLYIDIAFIEIDDATTPATWRTRDIYVDVVTHLRKTPSPERTQSSSSCDVQGRCSGPRP, encoded by the coding sequence ATGGCCGATCTGCACAAAGTAAAGCAAGAGACCTTCGACCTCTCCCGCGCGATCAACATCGACCCGAAGGGCTTCGAACGCGCCGTCGACGCCTACGAACTGTCCCCCAACCAGCCCGCGGCTGTGCAGCCTGGCACTGCCAACCCCAACCCGGTGCTCTACATGCGCCGCCCCACTCCTGGCCACCCACGCTTCCATTATCTCGAATCCTGGCTAGTCCCCCACCTGGACATTCGCCTCAATAAATTCCACTTCTTCGAGGGCATCGAGCCCACGCAGGACCTCTATATAGACATCGCCTTTATCGAGATTGATGACGCCACCACCCCAGCAACCTGGCGCACCCGCGACATTTACGTGGATGTGGTGACGCACCTCCGCAAGACCCCTTCTCCGGAACGAACTCAGTCGAGCTCTAGCTGTGATGTCCAGGGACGTTGTTCTGGCCCCCGCCCGTAA
- a CDS encoding transposase, producing MPKAYPPQFKQQCVDAVLVLGKTREEVAREYEVSASALGRWVAAAQGTQGTGSGSHLRKADPNSQDSAELSKRVRELELENEFLKKAAAFFAKGM from the coding sequence ATGCCAAAGGCTTATCCACCACAGTTCAAGCAGCAATGCGTTGATGCAGTGCTAGTGCTAGGAAAGACTCGGGAAGAAGTGGCCCGGGAATACGAGGTCTCAGCATCAGCGTTAGGCCGCTGGGTAGCTGCTGCACAAGGCACGCAAGGTACCGGCTCCGGCTCGCACCTACGCAAAGCCGATCCCAACTCGCAGGATTCGGCCGAGTTATCTAAACGAGTTCGTGAACTGGAACTGGAGAACGAGTTTTTAAAAAAAGCGGCCGCCTTCTTCGCCAAGGGCATGTAG
- a CDS encoding IS3 family transposase codes for MIRHFEEEGTFTVTMMARLLRVSRAGYYGWKKRRNQNYPLSTPRGFRDQIADDVREIFAKHNGFAGVRTIATELGTRGITATLYAVRKTMRTLGLVTKYRRAFKRTTIADANARDRSDLVRRNFTPPVPTTYLCGDITYLRTGQGWMYLATVIDLSTRMVTGWQVADRMTSQLVIDALDMAHRSGYVAGNAIFHSDRGAQYTSAALSQWAENHDVRLSVGEVGVCWDNAVAESFFSTLKLHLLYERKQFVSKLEARTSVGEWIEAYYNRRRIHTSTEEIPKKAMDDFLTTPVTTAAQAA; via the coding sequence CTGATCCGTCATTTTGAAGAAGAAGGCACATTTACGGTGACTATGATGGCCCGACTTCTACGCGTGAGCCGTGCCGGCTACTACGGGTGGAAAAAGCGCCGAAACCAGAATTATCCTTTATCTACTCCACGAGGATTTCGTGACCAGATTGCCGACGACGTCAGAGAAATCTTCGCCAAGCATAATGGTTTCGCCGGCGTACGTACCATCGCCACAGAACTAGGCACGCGTGGTATTACAGCCACGTTGTATGCCGTGCGTAAAACCATGCGGACGCTAGGGCTAGTAACTAAGTATCGCCGAGCGTTTAAACGCACGACCATTGCCGATGCCAACGCCCGAGACCGCAGCGATCTTGTACGACGCAATTTCACTCCACCAGTTCCAACAACTTACTTGTGCGGTGATATTACCTACCTTCGTACCGGGCAGGGTTGGATGTATTTAGCGACAGTGATTGATTTATCAACCAGGATGGTCACAGGCTGGCAGGTAGCCGATCGTATGACCAGCCAGCTGGTCATTGACGCACTGGACATGGCTCATCGCAGTGGCTATGTCGCAGGTAATGCCATATTTCATTCCGATCGCGGCGCCCAGTACACCAGTGCGGCATTAAGTCAGTGGGCCGAGAACCATGATGTTCGCTTATCAGTCGGCGAGGTCGGCGTGTGCTGGGATAACGCTGTGGCGGAATCGTTCTTTTCCACCCTGAAACTGCATTTACTCTACGAGCGGAAACAGTTCGTTTCCAAACTCGAAGCGCGAACCAGTGTAGGCGAATGGATCGAGGCCTACTACAACCGCCGACGCATCCACACCAGCACCGAAGAAATCCCTAAGAAAGCAATGGACGACTTCCTGACCACACCTGTGACTACCGCCGCGCAAGCGGCCTAA
- a CDS encoding chloramphenicol resistance leader peptide: MSGVPGALAVVTRRTIS, translated from the coding sequence ATGTCTGGCGTACCCGGGGCGCTGGCCGTGGTGACAAGAAGAACCATTTCTTGA